One segment of Branchiostoma floridae strain S238N-H82 unplaced genomic scaffold, Bfl_VNyyK Sc7u5tJ_193, whole genome shotgun sequence DNA contains the following:
- the LOC118408549 gene encoding receptor-interacting serine/threonine-protein kinase 2-like: MLKPKEIISPQTPNRRGYETGAVGAVGGQEADGLQSSARKYPSVTVDQKFPIIQFERLKEQSILGRGGFAYVMKARHLDWKQDVAVKCLLTRQIEGSEQEVLYSEARKLNLGSRSDHVISLLGVCLDPNFAIVMPYMENGSLAGLLRDVDVPWALRWRMAHEISLGMTFLHCQNPQILHCDLKAENVLLDGDFHVKISDFGLSKWKMRSRVVTQTSPEGSTITHAPPEYFLDINLVPTPMFDVYSFGVLLWEIITRAEPYGNAMNSALIRLAVTSGQRPDLTLIPTDREDVTSVSQLMQTCWSQTPEDRPTFQACADHLITVTSRSSKEDILQAIIDVMKARKN; this comes from the exons ATGTTGAAACCTAAAGAGATCATTTCCCCTCAGACCCCAAATCGCAGAGGATATGAAACCGGAGCCGTCGGTGCTGTTGGTGGCCAAGAAGCGGATGGGCTGCAAAGCAG CGCGAGGAAATATCCCAGCGTGACGGTTGACCAGAAGTTTCCCATCATCCAATTTGAACGACTGAAGGAACAGTCCATTCTCGGCCGTGGGGGGTTCGCCTACGtaatgaaagcccgacatctggACTGGAAGCAGGACGTGGCTGTCAAATGTCTGCTGACTCGTCAGATAGAAGGAAG TGAGCAGGAAGTGTTGTACTCTGAGGCGAGAAAACTGAACCTGGGAAGCCGATCAGACCACGTCATCAGTCTGTTGGGGGTCTGTCTGGACCCAAACTTCGCCATCGTGATGCCCTACATGGAGAACGGTTCTCTGGCCGGGCTGCTGCGGGATGTGGACGTGCCCTGGGCCCTGAGGTGGAGAATGGCGCACGAGATCTCCCTGGGGATGACTTTCCTGCACTGCCAGAACCCACAGATTCTCCACTGTGATCTGAAGGCAGAGAACGTGCTACTAGATGGGGACTTCCACGTGAAG ATTTCAGACTTTGGGCTGTCCAAGTGGAAGATGAGATCTCGCGTTGTCACCCAAACCAGCCCGGAAGGAAGCACAATTACGCATGCGCCACCGGAGTACTTCTTGGATATCAACCTCGTCCCAACACCAATGTTCGATGTCTACAG ttttGGTGTGCTGCTTTGGGAGATCATTACGAGAGCAGAGCCATATGGAA ATGCTATGAACTCTGCCCTCATCAGGCTTGCCGTGACGTCAGGACAGCGACCTGACCTGACCCTGATCCCCACAGACCGGGAGGACGTGACGTCAGTGAGTCAGCTGATGCAGACATGCTGGAGCCAGACCCCGGAGGACAGGCCCACATTCCAGG CATGTGCAGACCACCTCATTACCGTGACCAGCAGGTCCAGTAAAGAGGACATTCTACAGGCCATCATCGACGTGATGaag GCTCGCAAGAACTGA
- the LOC118408550 gene encoding uncharacterized protein LOC118408550, whose amino-acid sequence MAAGLNLQPQTVNGRLKLDLSNQGLTSIPEEVFDITDLEFLDVSNNKLTSIPEAVGRLQKLYRLDADYNTLTSLPQAIGSLQKLTHLYIYDNKLSTLPPGVEKLQKLTKLFIGNNQLTGFPSGVCSLPNLEVLEVSYNKLPNFPPVVEKLQKLRTLYINGNQLTELQKLRELRIYGNQLTEVPPGVCLLPNIEWLSVSNNNLSTFPPGGEKLQKLRELYINDNQLTEVPSGVCSLPNLEVLGVGKNPIRSLPDYVTRLARLKTLSVPNCQLDEFPRQVLQLKTLEELYAGGCKFDIVPDEVGSLQHLWYLALDKNLLKTLPSTMSHLHNLREVYLDDNKFGTFPEVLCELPAMEKLDISKNNITRLPTALHRADKLKHLDVSGNPLTYPPQDVCKQGTGAIMAFLKQEAEKDERILRAFNRLSVKASQTQWKPLARSLGLSNRAMDAIKASAPDDVPDQVYQTLVQWREKEGEAATLSALEQHLRDLDFQQLAEQISPTPRTQDRRRYEARAVGAVGGQEADGLQSSARKYPSVTVDQKFPIIHFERLEEQSILGRGGFAYVKKARHLDWKKDVAVKYLLTRQIEGSEQEVLYSEARKLKLASNSVHVISLLGVCLDPNFAIVMPYMENGSLAVLLRDVDVPWALRWRMAHEISLGMTFLHCQNPQILHCDLKAENVLLDGDFHVKISDFGLSKWKMRSRVVTQTSPEGSTITHAPPEYFLDINLVPTSMFDVYSFGVLLWEIITRAEPYGNAMNSALIRLAVTSGQRPDMTLVPTNPPDVTSVSQLMQTCWSQNPEDRPTFQECADRLLAVTSRSSKEDILQAIIDVMKEKGSNMAAGLNLQPQTVNGRLKLDLSNQGLTSIPEEVFDITDLEVLDVSNNKLTSIPEAIGRLQKLYRLDADGNMLTSLPQAIGSLQKLIHLYIYDNQLTEVPSGVCSLPNLEVLNVYNNKLSTFPPGVEKLQKLGTLYINGNQLTGVPPGVCLLPNLEVLSVGNNKLSTFPPGVEKLQKLRELYIRDNQLTEVPSGVCSLPNLEVLSVGKNPIRRLPDYVTRLARLKTLSVSNCQFAEFPRQVQQLKIMEELYAGGCKFDIVPDEVGSLQHLQVLALDKNLLKTLPSTMSHLHNLREVYLDDNKFGTFPEVLCELPAMEKLDISKNNITRLPTALHRADKLKHLDVSGNPLTYPPQDVCKQGTGAIMAFLKQEAEKGGT is encoded by the exons atggcggcaggcCTGAACCTCCAGCCTCAGACCGTAAACGGTCGCCTGAAACTTGACCTGAGTAACCAGGGTCTGACGTCCATCCCGGAGGAGGTGTTTGATATCACTGACCTGGAGTTTCTAGATGTATCCAACAACAAACTAACCAGCATCCCGGAAGCAGTCGGCCGTCTGCAGAAACTTTACCGTTTGGACGCTGACTACAACACACTGACAAGTTTGCCACAGGCGATCGGTTCCTTGCAGAAattaacacacctgtacatttATGATAATAAACTTTCCACCTtgcctcctggtgtggaaaagctgcagaagtTGACAAAACTGTTCATTGGGAATAATCAGCTGACGGGTTTCCCCTCAGGTgtctgctcgctccctaaccttgaggtgttagaGGTCAGTTATAATAAACTCCCCAACTTCCCTCCTgttgtggaaaagctgcagaaactgagaacACTATACATTAatggtaatcagctgacggag ctgcagaaactgagagaactgcGTATTTATGGTAACCAGCTGACGGAGGTGCCCCCAGGCGTCTGTTTGCTCCCTAACATTGAGTGGTTAAGTGTCAGTAACAATAATCTCTCCACCTTCCCCCCTGGCggggaaaagctgcagaaactgagagaactgtacattaatgataatcagctgacggaggtaccctcaggcgtctgctcgctccctaaccttgaggtgttaggTGTCGGTAAGAACCCCATCAGAAGTCTTCCCGATTACGTCACACGACTCGCCAGGCTGAAGACTCTCAGTGTCCCCAACTGTCAGTTGGAtgagttccccagacaggtgctgcagctgaAGACACTGGAGGAACTGTACGCTGGCGGCTGCAAGTTTGACATTGTTCCAGATGAAGTGGGAAGCTTACAACACCTGTGGTACTTGGCATTGGACAAAAACCTCCTCAAAACCCTGCCGAGCACCATGAGTCACCTGCACAACCTACGGGAGGTCTACCTCGATGACAACAAGTTCGGCACATTCCCAGAAGTCCTGTGTGAACTACCTGCCATGGAGAAACTGGACATAAGTAAAAACAACATCACCAGGCTCCCAACCGCCCTTCACCGAGCAGACAAGCTTAAGCACTTGGATGTTTCTGGAAACCCCCTGACATACCCTCCACAGGATGTGTGTAAACAAGGGACCGGCGCCATCATGGCCTTCCTGAAACAGGAGGCTGAGAAAG ACGAGAGAATTCTCCGTGCCTTCAACCGCCTATCCGTGAAGGCGAGCCAAACCCAGTGGAAACCTCTCGCCCGGAGCCTGGGGCTCAGCAACAGGGCGATGGACGCCATCAAG GCTTCCGCCCCAGACGACGTTCCAGACCAGGTGTACCAGACCCTGGTACAGTGGAGAGAGAAGGAAGGTGAGGCGGCCACACTTTCCGCCCTGGAGCAGCACCTCAGAGACCTGGACTTTCAGCAGCTGGCCGAGCAAATTTCACCGACACCCAGG ACCCAAGATCGCAGACGTTATGAAGCCAGAGCCGTCGGTGCTGTTGGTGGCCAAGAGGCGGATGGTCTGCAGAGCAG CGCAAGAAAATACCCCAGCGTGACGGTTGACCAGAAGTTTCCCATCATCCATTTTGAACGACTGGAGGAACAGTCCATTCTCGGCCGTGGGGGGTTCGCCTACGTGAAGAAAGCCCGACATCTGGACTGGAAGAAGGACGTGGCCGTCAAATATCTGCTGACTCGCCAGATAGAAGGAAG TGAGCAAGAGGTGCTGTATTCTGAAGCAAGAAAATTGAAGCTGGCCAGCAATTCGGTCCACGTCATCAGTCTGCTGGGGGTCTGTCTGGACCCAAACTTCGCCATCGTGATGCCCTACATGGAGAACGGCTCTCTGGCCGTGCTGCTGCGGGATGTGGACGTGCCCTGGGCCCTGAGGTGGAGAATGGCGCACGAGATCTCCCTGGGGATGACTTTCCTGCACTGCCAGAACCCACAGATTCTCCACTGTGATCTGAAGGCAGAGAACGTGCTACTGGATGGGGACTTCCATGTGAAG ATTTCAGACTTTGGGCTGTCCAAGTGGAAGATGAGATCTCGTGTTGTCACCCAAACCAGCCCGGAAGGAAGCACAATCACGCATGCGCCACCGGAGTACTTCTTGGATATCAACCTCGTCCCAACATCTATGTTCGATGTCTACAG ttttGGCGTGCTGCTTTGGGAGATCATTACAAGAGCAGAGCCATATGGAA ATGCTATGAACTCTGCCCTGATCAGACTTGCGGTGACGTCAGGACAGCGACCTGACATGACCCTGGTCCCTACAAACCCGCCTGACGTGACGTCAGTGAGTCAGCTGATGCAGACATGCTGGAGCCAGAACCCGGAGGACAGACCCACATTCCAGG AGTGTGCAGACCGTCTCCTTGCCGTGACCAGCAGGTCTAGTAAAGAGGACATTCTACAGGCCATCATTGACGTGATGaag GAAAAGggttccaacatggcggcaggcCTGAACCTCCAGCCGCAGACAGTCAACGGTCGCCTGAAACTTGACCTGAGTAACCAGGGTCTGACGTCCATCCCGGAGGAGGTGTTTGATATCACTGACCTGGAGGTTCTAGATGTGTCCAATAACAAACTAACCAGCATCCCGGAAGCAATCGGCCGTCTGCAGAAACTTTACCGTTTGGACGCTGACGGCAACATGCTGACAAGTTTGCCACAGGCGATTGGTTCCTTGCAGAAATTGATACACCTGTACATTTatgataatcagctgacggaggtaccctcaggtGTCTGCTctctccctaaccttgaggtgttaaatGTCTATAACAATAaactctccaccttccctcctggtgtggaaaagctgcagaaactgggAACACTGTACATTAatggtaatcagctgacgggGGTGCCCCCAGGCGTCTGTttgctccctaaccttgaggtgttaagtgTCGGTAATAACAAGCTCTCCACCTTCCCCCCTGgcgtggaaaagctgcagaaactgagagaactgtacattcgtgataatcagctgacggaggtaccctcaggggtgtgctcgctccctaaccttgaggtgttaagtgTCGGTAAGAACCCCATCAGACGTCTCCCCGATTACGTCACACGACTCGCCAGGCTGAAGACTCTCAGTGTCTCCAACTGTCAGTTTGCtgagttccccagacaggtgcAGCAGCTAAAGATAATGGAGGAACTGTATGCTGGCGGCTGCAAGTTTGACATTGTTCCAGATGAAGTGGGAAGCTTACAACACCTGCAGGTCTTGGCATTGGACAAAAACCTCCTCAAAACCCTGCCGAGCACCATGAGTCACCTGCACAACCTACGGGAGGTCTACCTCGATGACAACAAGTTCGGCACATTCCCAGAAGTCCTGTGTGAACTACCTGCCATGGAGAAACTGGACATAAGTAAAAACAACATCACCAGGCTCCCAACCGCCCTTCACCGAGCAGACAAGCTTAAGCACTTGGATGTTTCTGGAAACCCCCTGACATACCCTCCACAGGATGTGTGTAAACAAGGGACCGGCGCCATCATGGCCTTCCTGAAACAGGAGGCTGAGAAAGGTGGG ACTTGA